One window from the genome of Breoghania sp. L-A4 encodes:
- the nuoG gene encoding NADH-quinone oxidoreductase subunit NuoG, giving the protein MSKLIVDGKEVDVPAEYTLLQACEEAGAEVPRFCFHDRLSIAGNCRMCLVEVKGGPPKPTASCAMSVRDLRPGPNGEPPEVSTKSPMVKKAREGVMEFLLINHPLDCPICDQGGECDLQDQAMAYGVDSSRFHENKRAVENKHIGPLVKTIMTRCIHCTRCVRFTTEVAGVSDLGLIGRGEDAEITTYLEASLSSELQGNVIDLCPVGALTSKPYAYQARPWELTKTESVDVMDAVGSAIRVDTRGREVMRIMPRLNEAVNEEWISDKTRFIWDGLKTQRLDRPYVKVDGRLQPATWTDAFAAIAEKLKGVPGERIGAIAGDLSTVEEMFALKDLMGALGSANIDCRQDGTALNPAKGRASYLFNPTIEGIEDADAVLIIGANPRLEAAVLNARIRKRWRAGDLPVALIGEPADLTYDYDYLGAGAETLSELAEGKLGFAADLKRAERPLIIVGQGALKGRAGASVLKLAAKIAKDFGALTDEWNGFAVLHTAAARVGGLDVGFVPGKGGLDAAGQLKAADAGDLDVMVLLGADEIDTQALASTFTVYIGTHGDAGAHCADVILPGAAYTEKAGLFVNTEGRVQATVRAAFPPGEAREDWAILRALSAVLGHTLGYDSLAALRVALYQKHPHFAAIDEITPANVADVVKLADMGKPGKASFVSPVRDFYLTNPIARASAVMAECSAQAAARALEAAE; this is encoded by the coding sequence ATGAGCAAGCTGATCGTCGACGGTAAGGAAGTAGACGTTCCGGCCGAGTACACGCTGCTGCAGGCGTGCGAAGAGGCCGGCGCGGAGGTTCCTCGCTTCTGTTTCCACGACCGGCTGTCGATTGCCGGCAACTGCCGCATGTGCCTGGTCGAGGTGAAGGGCGGGCCGCCCAAGCCGACCGCGTCCTGCGCCATGTCCGTGCGCGACCTGCGTCCGGGACCCAACGGTGAGCCGCCGGAAGTCTCGACCAAGTCGCCGATGGTCAAGAAGGCGCGCGAAGGCGTGATGGAATTCCTGCTGATCAACCATCCGCTGGATTGTCCGATCTGCGATCAGGGCGGCGAGTGCGACCTGCAGGACCAGGCCATGGCCTATGGCGTGGACAGTTCGCGATTCCACGAGAACAAGCGCGCGGTCGAGAACAAGCACATCGGCCCGCTGGTCAAGACCATCATGACCCGGTGCATCCACTGCACCCGCTGCGTGCGCTTCACCACCGAAGTCGCCGGTGTGTCGGACCTCGGCCTGATCGGCCGCGGCGAGGATGCCGAAATCACCACATATCTCGAAGCCTCGCTGTCGTCCGAGCTGCAGGGCAACGTCATCGACCTGTGTCCCGTCGGCGCGTTGACGTCCAAGCCCTACGCCTATCAGGCGCGCCCCTGGGAGCTGACCAAGACCGAATCCGTCGATGTGATGGATGCGGTCGGCTCGGCCATCCGGGTGGACACGCGTGGCCGCGAAGTCATGCGCATCATGCCGCGGCTGAACGAGGCGGTGAACGAGGAGTGGATCTCCGACAAGACCCGTTTCATCTGGGACGGGCTGAAGACCCAACGCCTCGACCGGCCCTATGTGAAGGTCGATGGCCGCCTGCAGCCCGCCACCTGGACCGATGCCTTCGCGGCGATCGCCGAAAAGCTCAAGGGCGTTCCCGGCGAGCGTATCGGCGCCATCGCCGGCGATCTGTCGACAGTCGAGGAAATGTTCGCGCTCAAGGACCTGATGGGCGCGCTCGGCTCGGCCAATATCGATTGCCGCCAGGACGGAACGGCGCTCAACCCCGCAAAGGGCCGCGCCAGCTACCTGTTCAACCCGACCATCGAGGGTATCGAGGACGCCGACGCCGTGCTGATCATCGGCGCCAACCCGCGGCTTGAGGCGGCTGTGCTGAACGCCCGCATCCGCAAGCGCTGGCGTGCGGGAGATCTTCCCGTGGCGCTGATCGGCGAGCCGGCCGATCTGACCTACGATTACGACTACCTTGGCGCCGGCGCCGAGACGCTGAGCGAACTGGCAGAGGGCAAGCTTGGCTTCGCCGCCGATCTCAAGCGCGCCGAACGGCCGCTGATCATTGTCGGCCAGGGCGCGCTCAAGGGCCGCGCCGGGGCGTCCGTCTTGAAACTCGCCGCGAAGATCGCCAAGGATTTCGGCGCGCTGACCGACGAGTGGAACGGCTTCGCGGTGCTGCACACGGCGGCCGCTCGCGTCGGCGGCCTCGACGTCGGCTTCGTGCCGGGCAAGGGCGGGCTTGACGCCGCCGGCCAGCTCAAGGCGGCGGACGCGGGCGATCTGGACGTGATGGTCCTGCTCGGCGCCGACGAGATCGACACCCAGGCGCTGGCCTCCACTTTCACCGTTTACATCGGCACCCACGGCGACGCGGGCGCGCATTGCGCCGACGTCATTCTGCCGGGCGCGGCCTACACCGAGAAGGCCGGGTTGTTCGTCAATACCGAGGGCCGGGTCCAGGCCACCGTCCGGGCGGCGTTCCCTCCGGGCGAGGCGCGCGAGGACTGGGCGATCCTGCGGGCGCTGTCGGCGGTGCTCGGCCACACGCTGGGCTACGACAGCCTCGCAGCGCTGCGCGTGGCGCTCTACCAGAAGCACCCGCATTTCGCCGCCATCGACGAGATCACGCCGGCCAATGTCGCCGATGTGGTCAAGCTCGCCGACATGGGCAAGCCGGGCAAGGCTTCCTTCGTTTCGCCGGTCAGGGACTTCTATCTGACCAACCCGATCGCGCGGGCATCCGCCGTCATGGCCGAATGCTCGGCGCAGGCCGCGGCGCGCGCGCTCGAAGCCGCGGAATAG
- the nuoH gene encoding NADH-quinone oxidoreductase subunit NuoH: MSDFWTTYGFPFVIMLAQSLLFLVALLLIIAYILYADRKIWAAVQIRRGPNVVGPWGLFQSFADLLKFVLKEPVIPSGANKGVFLLAPLLSVTLALAAWSVIPVADGWVIADINVGILFVFAISSLEVYGVIMGGWASNSKYAFLGALRSAAQMVSYEVSIGFVIVTVLLCVGSLNLTDIVNAQQTGLATSIGLPWLSFLNWFWLPLFPMFIVFFISALAETNRPPFDLPEAESELVAGFMVEYGSTPYMMFMLGEYAAIALMCALTTILFMGGWLPPLDIPPFTWVPGIIWFLLKALFVFFMFAMVKAMVPRYRYDQLMRLGWKVFLPLSLAMVFIVAAVLRIMDWAP; this comes from the coding sequence ATGAGCGACTTCTGGACGACATACGGCTTCCCCTTCGTGATCATGCTGGCCCAGAGCCTGCTGTTCCTGGTGGCTCTGCTGTTGATCATCGCCTACATCCTCTATGCCGACCGCAAGATCTGGGCGGCGGTGCAGATCCGCCGCGGCCCGAATGTCGTCGGACCCTGGGGCCTGTTCCAGAGTTTCGCCGATCTGCTGAAGTTCGTGCTCAAGGAGCCGGTGATTCCATCCGGCGCCAACAAGGGCGTGTTCCTGCTCGCCCCGCTTCTGAGCGTGACGCTGGCGCTGGCCGCCTGGTCCGTGATCCCCGTCGCCGACGGCTGGGTGATCGCCGACATCAACGTCGGCATCCTGTTCGTCTTCGCCATTTCCTCGCTCGAGGTCTACGGCGTGATCATGGGCGGCTGGGCGTCGAACTCGAAGTACGCCTTCCTCGGCGCGCTGCGCTCCGCGGCGCAGATGGTGTCCTACGAGGTTTCCATCGGCTTTGTCATCGTCACCGTGCTGCTGTGCGTCGGCTCGCTGAACCTGACCGATATCGTGAACGCCCAACAGACCGGGCTGGCCACCTCCATCGGTCTGCCGTGGCTGTCGTTCCTGAACTGGTTCTGGCTGCCGCTGTTCCCGATGTTCATCGTGTTCTTCATCTCGGCTCTGGCGGAGACCAACCGGCCGCCGTTCGATCTGCCGGAAGCGGAATCCGAGCTGGTCGCCGGCTTCATGGTCGAGTACGGCTCCACGCCATACATGATGTTCATGCTGGGCGAATACGCGGCCATCGCGCTGATGTGCGCCCTGACGACGATCCTGTTCATGGGCGGCTGGCTGCCGCCGCTGGACATCCCGCCGTTCACCTGGGTGCCGGGGATCATCTGGTTCCTGCTGAAAGCGCTGTTCGTGTTCTTCATGTTCGCGATGGTCAAGGCCATGGTGCCGCGCTATCGCTACGACCAACTGATGCGGCTTGGCTGGAAAGTGTTCCTGCCGCTGTCGCTGGCGATGGTGTTCATCGTCGCCGCGGTGCTGCGGATCATGGACTGGGCGCCGTAG
- the nuoI gene encoding NADH-quinone oxidoreductase subunit NuoI, whose protein sequence is MRLDQTARSLFLLEFVSAFFLAMRYFFKPKPTINYPFEKGPVSPRFRGEHALRRYPNGEERCIACKLCEAICPAQAITIEAGPRRNDGTRRTTRYDIDMVKCIYCGFCQEACPVDAIVEGPNFEFATETREELYFSKERLLENGDRWEREIARNIEIDAPYR, encoded by the coding sequence ATGAGACTTGATCAGACCGCCAGGTCGCTGTTCTTGCTGGAATTCGTATCGGCATTCTTTTTGGCGATGCGCTATTTCTTCAAGCCCAAGCCGACCATCAACTACCCCTTCGAGAAGGGGCCTGTGAGCCCGCGTTTCCGTGGCGAGCACGCGCTGCGCCGCTATCCCAACGGCGAAGAGCGCTGCATCGCGTGCAAGCTGTGCGAGGCGATCTGTCCGGCCCAGGCCATCACCATCGAGGCCGGTCCGCGCCGCAATGACGGCACGCGGCGCACCACGCGCTACGACATCGACATGGTGAAGTGCATCTACTGCGGTTTCTGTCAGGAAGCCTGTCCGGTGGATGCGATCGTCGAGGGGCCGAATTTCGAATTCGCCACCGAGACGCGCGAGGAACTGTATTTCTCCAAGGAGCGCCTGCTGGAAAACGGCGACCGTTGGGAACGCGAGATCGCGCGCAATATCGAAATCGACGCGCCCTACCGCTAG
- a CDS encoding NADH-quinone oxidoreductase subunit J, protein MVLQSLFFYLFAGLTVAAAFMVISARNPVHSVLFLIMAFFNSAGLFLLLGAEFLAMILVVVYVGAVAVLFLFVVMMLDVDFVALRQGFLQYLPIGALIGIILLIELLLVLGGWVISPEVLATPASPIPALSEMSNIEAIGSLLYTRYIFFFQTAGMVLFLAMIGAIVLTLRHKEHAKRQNIADQVARNPETAIEIRKVESGKGI, encoded by the coding sequence ATGGTCCTACAATCGTTGTTCTTCTACCTGTTCGCGGGATTGACCGTCGCAGCGGCCTTCATGGTCATTTCGGCGCGCAATCCCGTGCATTCCGTGCTGTTCCTGATCATGGCCTTCTTCAACTCCGCCGGGCTGTTCCTGCTGCTGGGCGCGGAATTCCTCGCCATGATCCTGGTCGTGGTCTACGTCGGCGCGGTGGCGGTGCTGTTCCTCTTCGTGGTGATGATGCTGGATGTGGACTTCGTGGCGCTGCGTCAGGGCTTCCTGCAGTATCTGCCCATCGGCGCGCTGATCGGCATCATCTTGTTGATCGAGCTCTTGCTGGTGCTCGGAGGCTGGGTGATCTCTCCGGAGGTGCTGGCGACGCCGGCGTCGCCGATCCCGGCGCTGAGCGAGATGTCCAACATCGAGGCGATCGGCTCGCTGCTCTACACGCGCTACATCTTCTTCTTCCAGACCGCCGGCATGGTTCTGTTCCTGGCGATGATCGGCGCGATCGTGCTGACGCTTCGCCACAAGGAGCACGCCAAGCGGCAGAACATCGCCGATCAGGTGGCGCGCAACCCTGAGACGGCGATCGAGATCCGCAAGGTCGAGAGCGGCAAGGGCATTTGA
- the nuoK gene encoding NADH-quinone oxidoreductase subunit NuoK, with translation MEIGLAHYLTVAAILFTLGVFGIFLNRKNVIVILMSVELLLLAVNINFVAFSSYLGDLVGQIFALFVLTVAAAEAAIGLAILVVYFRNRGSIAVEDINMMKG, from the coding sequence ATGGAAATCGGACTGGCACATTATCTAACGGTTGCGGCGATCCTGTTCACGCTCGGGGTCTTCGGCATCTTCCTCAACCGGAAGAACGTCATCGTCATCCTGATGTCGGTGGAGCTCCTGCTGCTCGCCGTGAACATCAATTTCGTGGCGTTTTCGTCGTATCTGGGCGACCTGGTCGGACAGATCTTCGCGCTCTTCGTGCTCACCGTCGCGGCCGCGGAAGCCGCCATCGGCCTCGCCATCCTCGTCGTCTACTTCCGTAACCGCGGCTCCATCGCCGTGGAAGACATCAACATGATGAAAGGCTGA
- the nuoL gene encoding NADH-quinone oxidoreductase subunit L, translating to MYHLIVLLPLLGFLVAGLFGRLIGAKASEYVTSGFLILAALLSWVAFFTVGLGHTEPSTVIISDWIVSGVFDVQWALRIDTLTVVMLVVVNTVSSLVHVYSIGYMHHDPHRSRFFAYLSLFTFAMLMLVTSDNLVQMFFGWEGVGLASYLLIGFWYHKPSANAAAMKAFIVNRVGDFGFALGIFAIFFVFDSVGFETIFANAQGFVEGDEGTVMTFLGYDYAPDTAMTVICLLLFMGAMGKSAQFLLHTWLPDAMEGPTPVSALIHAATMVTAGVFMVARLSPLFELSHTALTVVTLVGATTAFFAATVGLVQNDIKRVIAYSTCSQLGYMFVALGVGAYSAGIFHLFTHAFFKALLFLGAGSVIHAVSDEQDMRKMGGLRKHIPITFWTMTIGTLALTGFPFTAGYFSKDAIIEAAFEGENAFAQYAFWLTVVAALFTSFYSWRLVFMTFFGKPRAPVDVMKHVHESPYVMTVPLFVLAAGALFAGVLFSGDFIGHNYEEFWKGALFTLPENDILERIHHVPLWVKLSPFVMMLLGFTTAWFFYIRSPETPKRLAARHDGLYQFLLNKWYFDELYDFLFVRPALWLGNVLWKRGDGTIIDGFGPNGVAARVQDVTARVVRLQTGYLYHYAFAMLIGVALLVTWSMFTGGGAH from the coding sequence ATGTACCACCTAATCGTCCTGCTGCCGCTGCTGGGCTTTCTGGTCGCGGGCCTGTTTGGCCGCCTGATCGGCGCCAAGGCCTCCGAGTATGTCACCAGCGGCTTCCTCATCCTCGCGGCATTGCTCTCCTGGGTGGCCTTCTTCACCGTCGGGCTGGGGCACACCGAGCCGAGCACGGTGATCATTTCCGACTGGATCGTCTCCGGCGTCTTCGACGTGCAGTGGGCACTCCGGATCGACACGCTGACCGTGGTCATGCTGGTGGTGGTGAACACCGTGTCGTCGCTGGTGCATGTCTATTCCATCGGCTACATGCACCACGATCCGCACCGTTCGCGCTTCTTCGCCTATCTGTCGCTGTTCACCTTCGCCATGCTGATGCTGGTGACCTCGGACAACCTGGTACAGATGTTCTTCGGCTGGGAAGGCGTGGGTCTCGCGTCCTACCTGCTGATCGGCTTCTGGTATCACAAGCCCTCGGCCAACGCGGCCGCGATGAAGGCCTTCATCGTCAACCGCGTGGGCGACTTCGGCTTCGCGCTCGGCATCTTCGCCATCTTCTTCGTGTTCGACTCGGTTGGCTTCGAGACCATCTTCGCCAACGCGCAAGGGTTTGTGGAAGGCGACGAGGGCACGGTCATGACCTTCCTGGGGTACGACTACGCCCCCGACACGGCGATGACCGTCATCTGCCTGCTGCTGTTCATGGGCGCCATGGGCAAGTCGGCGCAGTTCCTGCTGCACACCTGGCTTCCCGACGCCATGGAGGGCCCGACGCCGGTCTCCGCCCTGATCCACGCCGCCACCATGGTGACGGCGGGCGTGTTCATGGTGGCGCGCCTGTCGCCGCTGTTCGAGCTGTCGCACACGGCGCTCACGGTGGTGACGCTGGTCGGCGCGACGACCGCCTTCTTCGCCGCGACCGTCGGTCTGGTGCAGAACGACATCAAGCGGGTGATCGCCTATTCGACCTGTTCGCAGCTCGGCTACATGTTCGTGGCGCTGGGGGTCGGGGCCTATTCGGCCGGCATCTTCCACCTGTTCACGCACGCCTTCTTCAAGGCGCTCTTGTTCCTGGGCGCCGGCTCGGTGATCCACGCGGTGTCCGACGAGCAGGACATGCGCAAGATGGGCGGGCTGCGCAAGCACATCCCGATCACCTTCTGGACGATGACCATCGGCACGCTGGCGCTGACCGGCTTCCCCTTCACCGCCGGCTACTTCTCCAAGGACGCCATCATCGAGGCGGCGTTCGAGGGCGAGAACGCCTTCGCCCAATACGCCTTCTGGCTGACCGTCGTCGCCGCGCTCTTCACATCGTTCTATTCATGGCGGCTGGTGTTCATGACGTTCTTCGGCAAGCCGCGCGCGCCCGTCGACGTGATGAAGCACGTGCATGAATCGCCCTATGTGATGACCGTGCCGCTGTTCGTCCTCGCCGCCGGCGCGCTCTTCGCCGGTGTGCTGTTCTCGGGCGACTTCATCGGCCATAACTACGAGGAATTCTGGAAGGGCGCCCTGTTCACGCTGCCGGAAAACGACATCCTGGAGAGAATTCATCACGTGCCGCTGTGGGTGAAGCTTTCGCCTTTCGTGATGATGCTGCTGGGATTCACGACGGCCTGGTTCTTCTACATCCGCTCGCCGGAGACGCCCAAGCGGCTCGCCGCGCGGCATGACGGGCTCTACCAGTTCCTGCTCAACAAGTGGTACTTCGACGAGCTCTACGACTTCCTCTTCGTGCGTCCGGCCCTGTGGCTCGGCAACGTGCTGTGGAAGCGTGGCGACGGCACCATCATCGACGGCTTTGGTCCCAACGGCGTTGCGGCGCGCGTTCAGGACGTCACGGCGCGTGTCGTGCGGCTCCAGACCGGCTACCTCTATCACTATGCATTCGCAATGCTGATCGGCGTGGCCCTGCTTGTCACCTGGTCCATGTTTACGGGCGGGGGAGCCCACTGA